A stretch of the Malus sylvestris chromosome 10, drMalSylv7.2, whole genome shotgun sequence genome encodes the following:
- the LOC126585939 gene encoding glycine-rich cell wall structural protein 1.8 isoform X27, whose product MEKFQRVEKPRPELPINENEIRITTQGAIRNYISYATTLLQDKHGKEIVLKAMGQAINKTVAIAEIIKNRIPLLHQETAISSVSITDVFEPMEEGLLPVETTRHVSMISITLSTKELNTNSPGYQAPYVADQSKPQPKYQQQQQPKQARVSYNAVNEGDDSYGRGRGRGRGRGRNWGRGGGYGNYQGGYGNHQGGSGNYQGGYRNYQDNGGYSSRGQGGGRGRGWGNRGSGGGYERGAGSYERGSGGGYERGAGGGYERGSGGGYERGSGGGYERGSGGGYERGSGGGYERGGAGGGYERGGAGGGGYERGGAGGGYERGGAGGGGYERGGAGGGYERGGAGRGYERGGAGRGYERGDAGRGYERGGAGGYERGGAGGYERGGRGGGGRGYNRARGRTGGRTRGDGTGNQA is encoded by the exons ATGGAAAAGTTTCAGAGAGTCGAGAAGCCGAGGCCCGAACTGCCCATCAACGAGAACGAGATCCGCATCACCACCCAAGGCGCTATCAGAAACTACATCAGCTATGCCACCACTCTGCTGCAG GATAAGCACGGAAAAGAAATCGTCTTGAAGGCAATGGGACAGGCAATTAACAAGACAGTTGCAATTGCTGAAATTATAAAG AATAGAATTCCCTTGTTACATCAAGAGACTGCCATCAGCTCTGTAAGCATAACTGATGTGTTTGAACCGATGGAAGAAGGTCTTCTCCC TGTGGAAACGACTCGTCATGTCTCAATGATTTCAATCACATTATCAACTAAGGAGCTAAACACAAATTCTCCTGG GTATCAAGCCCCATATGTTGCGGATCAATCAAAGCCACAGCCAAAGTACCAACAGCAGCAGCAACCAAAACAAGCACGTGTTTCTTACAATGCTGTTAATGAAGGTGATG ATTCATATGGCCGAGGACGGGGACGTGGTAGAGGAAGAGGCCGGAATTGGGGCAGGGGTGGAGGGTATGGCAATTATCAAGGCGGATATGGAAATCATCAAGGTGGATCTGGGAACTATCAAGGTGGTTATAGAAACTATCAAG ATAATGGTGGATATTCCAGTCGGGGACAAGGTGGTGGACGTGGTAGGGGTTGGGGTAACCGTG gTTCTGGTGGTGGGTATGAAAGAGGTGCTGGTAGCTATGAAAGAGGTTCTGGTGGTGGATATGAAAGAGGTGCTGGTGGTGGATATGAAAGAGGTTCTGGCGGCGGGTATGAAAGAGGTTCTGGCGGTGGGTATGAAAGAGGTTCTGGCGGCGGGTATGAAAGAGGTTCTGGCGGTGGGTATGAAAGAGGCGGTGCTGGTGGAGGGTATGAAAGAGGCGGTGCTGGTGGAGGAGGGTATGAAAGAG GCGGTGCTGGTGGAGGGTATGAAAGAGGCGGTGCTGGTGGAGGAGGGTATGAAAGAG GCGGTGCTGGTGGAGGGTATGAAAGAGGCGGTGCTGGTCGTGGGTATGAAAGAGGCGGTGCTGGCCGTGGGTATGAAAGAGGCGATGCTGGCAGAGGTTATGAAAGAGGCGGTGCTGGTGGATATGAGAGAGGCGGTGCTGGTGGATATGAACGAGGTGGCAGAGGTGGAGGGGGAAGAGGGTACAACCGAGCAAGAGGACGGACGGGTGGGCGCACAAGAGGTGATGGAACTGGAAACCAAGCATAA
- the LOC126585939 gene encoding glycine-rich cell wall structural protein 1.8 isoform X16, with protein MEKFQRVEKPRPELPINENEIRITTQGAIRNYISYATTLLQDKHGKEIVLKAMGQAINKTVAIAEIIKNRIPLLHQETAISSVSITDVFEPMEEGLLPVETTRHVSMISITLSTKELNTNSPGYQAPYVADQSKPQPKYQQQQQPKQARVSYNAVNEGDDSYGRGRGRGRGRGRNWGRGGGYGNYQGGYGNHQGGSGNYQGGYRNYQDNGGYSSRGQGGGRGRGWGNRGSGGGYERGAGSYERGSGGGYERGAGGGYERGSGGGYERGSGGGYERGSGGGYERGSGGGYERGGAGGGYERGGAGGGGYERGSGGGHERGGAGGGYERGGAGGGGYERGSGGGHERGGAGGGYERGGAGRGYERGGAGRGYERGDAGRGYERGGAGGYERGGAGGYERGGRGGGGRGYNRARGRTGGRTRGDGTGNQA; from the exons ATGGAAAAGTTTCAGAGAGTCGAGAAGCCGAGGCCCGAACTGCCCATCAACGAGAACGAGATCCGCATCACCACCCAAGGCGCTATCAGAAACTACATCAGCTATGCCACCACTCTGCTGCAG GATAAGCACGGAAAAGAAATCGTCTTGAAGGCAATGGGACAGGCAATTAACAAGACAGTTGCAATTGCTGAAATTATAAAG AATAGAATTCCCTTGTTACATCAAGAGACTGCCATCAGCTCTGTAAGCATAACTGATGTGTTTGAACCGATGGAAGAAGGTCTTCTCCC TGTGGAAACGACTCGTCATGTCTCAATGATTTCAATCACATTATCAACTAAGGAGCTAAACACAAATTCTCCTGG GTATCAAGCCCCATATGTTGCGGATCAATCAAAGCCACAGCCAAAGTACCAACAGCAGCAGCAACCAAAACAAGCACGTGTTTCTTACAATGCTGTTAATGAAGGTGATG ATTCATATGGCCGAGGACGGGGACGTGGTAGAGGAAGAGGCCGGAATTGGGGCAGGGGTGGAGGGTATGGCAATTATCAAGGCGGATATGGAAATCATCAAGGTGGATCTGGGAACTATCAAGGTGGTTATAGAAACTATCAAG ATAATGGTGGATATTCCAGTCGGGGACAAGGTGGTGGACGTGGTAGGGGTTGGGGTAACCGTG gTTCTGGTGGTGGGTATGAAAGAGGTGCTGGTAGCTATGAAAGAGGTTCTGGTGGTGGATATGAAAGAGGTGCTGGTGGTGGATATGAAAGAGGTTCTGGCGGCGGGTATGAAAGAGGTTCTGGCGGTGGGTATGAAAGAGGTTCTGGCGGCGGGTATGAAAGAGGTTCTGGCGGTGGGTATGAAAGAGGCGGTGCTGGTGGAGGGTATGAAAGAGGCGGTGCTGGTGGAGGAGGGTATGAAAGAGGTTCTGGTGGTGGGCATGAAAGAG GCGGTGCTGGTGGAGGGTATGAAAGAGGCGGTGCTGGTGGAGGAGGGTATGAAAGAGGTTCTGGTGGTGGGCATGAAAGAG GCGGTGCTGGTGGAGGGTATGAAAGAGGCGGTGCTGGTCGTGGGTATGAAAGAGGCGGTGCTGGCCGTGGGTATGAAAGAGGCGATGCTGGCAGAGGTTATGAAAGAGGCGGTGCTGGTGGATATGAGAGAGGCGGTGCTGGTGGATATGAACGAGGTGGCAGAGGTGGAGGGGGAAGAGGGTACAACCGAGCAAGAGGACGGACGGGTGGGCGCACAAGAGGTGATGGAACTGGAAACCAAGCATAA
- the LOC126585939 gene encoding glycine-rich cell wall structural protein 1.8 isoform X41 → MEKFQRVEKPRPELPINENEIRITTQGAIRNYISYATTLLQDKHGKEIVLKAMGQAINKTVAIAEIIKNRIPLLHQETAISSVSITDVFEPMEEGLLPVETTRHVSMISITLSTKELNTNSPGYQAPYVADQSKPQPKYQQQQQPKQARVSYNAVNEGDDSYGRGRGRGRGRGRNWGRGGGYGNYQGGYGNHQGGSGNYQGGYRNYQDNGGYSSRGQGGGRGRGWGNRGSGGGYERGAGSYERGSGGGYERGAGGGYERGSGGGYERGSGGGYERGSGGGYERGSGGGYERGSGGGHERGGAGGGYERGGAGGGYERGGAGRGYERGGAGRGYERGDAGRGYERGGAGGYERGGAGGYERGGRGGGGRGYNRARGRTGGRTRGDGTGNQA, encoded by the exons ATGGAAAAGTTTCAGAGAGTCGAGAAGCCGAGGCCCGAACTGCCCATCAACGAGAACGAGATCCGCATCACCACCCAAGGCGCTATCAGAAACTACATCAGCTATGCCACCACTCTGCTGCAG GATAAGCACGGAAAAGAAATCGTCTTGAAGGCAATGGGACAGGCAATTAACAAGACAGTTGCAATTGCTGAAATTATAAAG AATAGAATTCCCTTGTTACATCAAGAGACTGCCATCAGCTCTGTAAGCATAACTGATGTGTTTGAACCGATGGAAGAAGGTCTTCTCCC TGTGGAAACGACTCGTCATGTCTCAATGATTTCAATCACATTATCAACTAAGGAGCTAAACACAAATTCTCCTGG GTATCAAGCCCCATATGTTGCGGATCAATCAAAGCCACAGCCAAAGTACCAACAGCAGCAGCAACCAAAACAAGCACGTGTTTCTTACAATGCTGTTAATGAAGGTGATG ATTCATATGGCCGAGGACGGGGACGTGGTAGAGGAAGAGGCCGGAATTGGGGCAGGGGTGGAGGGTATGGCAATTATCAAGGCGGATATGGAAATCATCAAGGTGGATCTGGGAACTATCAAGGTGGTTATAGAAACTATCAAG ATAATGGTGGATATTCCAGTCGGGGACAAGGTGGTGGACGTGGTAGGGGTTGGGGTAACCGTG gTTCTGGTGGTGGGTATGAAAGAGGTGCTGGTAGCTATGAAAGAGGTTCTGGTGGTGGATATGAAAGAGGTGCTGGTGGTGGATATGAAAGAGGTTCTGGCGGCGGGTATGAAAGAGGTTCTGGCGGTGGGTATGAAAGAGGTTCTGGCGGCGGGTATGAAAGAGGTTCTGGCG GAGGGTATGAAAGAGGTTCTGGTGGTGGGCATGAAAGAG GCGGTGCTGGTGGAGGGTATGAAAGAGGCGGTGCTGGTGGAGGGTATGAAAGAGGCGGTGCTGGTCGTGGGTATGAAAGAGGCGGTGCTGGCCGTGGGTATGAAAGAGGCGATGCTGGCAGAGGTTATGAAAGAGGCGGTGCTGGTGGATATGAGAGAGGCGGTGCTGGTGGATATGAACGAGGTGGCAGAGGTGGAGGGGGAAGAGGGTACAACCGAGCAAGAGGACGGACGGGTGGGCGCACAAGAGGTGATGGAACTGGAAACCAAGCATAA
- the LOC126585939 gene encoding glycine-rich cell wall structural protein 1.8 isoform X22: MEKFQRVEKPRPELPINENEIRITTQGAIRNYISYATTLLQDKHGKEIVLKAMGQAINKTVAIAEIIKNRIPLLHQETAISSVSITDVFEPMEEGLLPVETTRHVSMISITLSTKELNTNSPGYQAPYVADQSKPQPKYQQQQQPKQARVSYNAVNEGDDSYGRGRGRGRGRGRNWGRGGGYGNYQGGYGNHQGGSGNYQGGYRNYQDNGGYSSRGQGGGRGRGWGNRGSGGGYERGAGSYERGSGGGYERGAGGGYERGSGGGYERGSGGGYERGSGGGYERGSGGGYERGGAGGGYERGGAGGGGYERGGAGGGYERGGAGGGYERGGAGGGYERGGAGGGYERGGAGRGYERGGAGRGYERGDAGRGYERGGAGGYERGGAGGYERGGRGGGGRGYNRARGRTGGRTRGDGTGNQA; encoded by the exons ATGGAAAAGTTTCAGAGAGTCGAGAAGCCGAGGCCCGAACTGCCCATCAACGAGAACGAGATCCGCATCACCACCCAAGGCGCTATCAGAAACTACATCAGCTATGCCACCACTCTGCTGCAG GATAAGCACGGAAAAGAAATCGTCTTGAAGGCAATGGGACAGGCAATTAACAAGACAGTTGCAATTGCTGAAATTATAAAG AATAGAATTCCCTTGTTACATCAAGAGACTGCCATCAGCTCTGTAAGCATAACTGATGTGTTTGAACCGATGGAAGAAGGTCTTCTCCC TGTGGAAACGACTCGTCATGTCTCAATGATTTCAATCACATTATCAACTAAGGAGCTAAACACAAATTCTCCTGG GTATCAAGCCCCATATGTTGCGGATCAATCAAAGCCACAGCCAAAGTACCAACAGCAGCAGCAACCAAAACAAGCACGTGTTTCTTACAATGCTGTTAATGAAGGTGATG ATTCATATGGCCGAGGACGGGGACGTGGTAGAGGAAGAGGCCGGAATTGGGGCAGGGGTGGAGGGTATGGCAATTATCAAGGCGGATATGGAAATCATCAAGGTGGATCTGGGAACTATCAAGGTGGTTATAGAAACTATCAAG ATAATGGTGGATATTCCAGTCGGGGACAAGGTGGTGGACGTGGTAGGGGTTGGGGTAACCGTG gTTCTGGTGGTGGGTATGAAAGAGGTGCTGGTAGCTATGAAAGAGGTTCTGGTGGTGGATATGAAAGAGGTGCTGGTGGTGGATATGAAAGAGGTTCTGGCGGCGGGTATGAAAGAGGTTCTGGCGGTGGGTATGAAAGAGGTTCTGGCGGCGGGTATGAAAGAGGTTCTGGCGGTGGGTATGAAAGAGGCGGTGCTGGTGGAGGGTATGAAAGAGGCGGTGCTGGTGGAGGAGGGTATGAAAGAG GTGGTGCTGGTGGAGGGTATGAAAGAGGCGGTGCTGGTGGAGGGTATGAAAGAG GCGGTGCTGGTGGAGGGTATGAAAGAGGCGGTGCTGGTGGAGGGTATGAAAGAGGCGGTGCTGGTCGTGGGTATGAAAGAGGCGGTGCTGGCCGTGGGTATGAAAGAGGCGATGCTGGCAGAGGTTATGAAAGAGGCGGTGCTGGTGGATATGAGAGAGGCGGTGCTGGTGGATATGAACGAGGTGGCAGAGGTGGAGGGGGAAGAGGGTACAACCGAGCAAGAGGACGGACGGGTGGGCGCACAAGAGGTGATGGAACTGGAAACCAAGCATAA
- the LOC126585939 gene encoding glycine-rich cell wall structural protein 1.8 isoform X9 codes for MEKFQRVEKPRPELPINENEIRITTQGAIRNYISYATTLLQDKHGKEIVLKAMGQAINKTVAIAEIIKNRIPLLHQETAISSVSITDVFEPMEEGLLPVETTRHVSMISITLSTKELNTNSPGYQAPYVADQSKPQPKYQQQQQPKQARVSYNAVNEGDDSYGRGRGRGRGRGRNWGRGGGYGNYQGGYGNHQGGSGNYQGGYRNYQDNGGYSSRGQGGGRGRGWGNRGSGGGYERGAGSYERGSGGGYERGAGGGYERGSGGGYERGSGGGYERGSGGGYERGSGGGYERGGAGGGYERGGAGGGGYERGGAGGGYERGGAGGGYERGSGGGHERGGTGGGYERGGAGGGYERGGAGGGYERGGAGRGYERGGAGRGYERGDAGRGYERGGAGGYERGGAGGYERGGRGGGGRGYNRARGRTGGRTRGDGTGNQA; via the exons ATGGAAAAGTTTCAGAGAGTCGAGAAGCCGAGGCCCGAACTGCCCATCAACGAGAACGAGATCCGCATCACCACCCAAGGCGCTATCAGAAACTACATCAGCTATGCCACCACTCTGCTGCAG GATAAGCACGGAAAAGAAATCGTCTTGAAGGCAATGGGACAGGCAATTAACAAGACAGTTGCAATTGCTGAAATTATAAAG AATAGAATTCCCTTGTTACATCAAGAGACTGCCATCAGCTCTGTAAGCATAACTGATGTGTTTGAACCGATGGAAGAAGGTCTTCTCCC TGTGGAAACGACTCGTCATGTCTCAATGATTTCAATCACATTATCAACTAAGGAGCTAAACACAAATTCTCCTGG GTATCAAGCCCCATATGTTGCGGATCAATCAAAGCCACAGCCAAAGTACCAACAGCAGCAGCAACCAAAACAAGCACGTGTTTCTTACAATGCTGTTAATGAAGGTGATG ATTCATATGGCCGAGGACGGGGACGTGGTAGAGGAAGAGGCCGGAATTGGGGCAGGGGTGGAGGGTATGGCAATTATCAAGGCGGATATGGAAATCATCAAGGTGGATCTGGGAACTATCAAGGTGGTTATAGAAACTATCAAG ATAATGGTGGATATTCCAGTCGGGGACAAGGTGGTGGACGTGGTAGGGGTTGGGGTAACCGTG gTTCTGGTGGTGGGTATGAAAGAGGTGCTGGTAGCTATGAAAGAGGTTCTGGTGGTGGATATGAAAGAGGTGCTGGTGGTGGATATGAAAGAGGTTCTGGCGGCGGGTATGAAAGAGGTTCTGGCGGTGGGTATGAAAGAGGTTCTGGCGGCGGGTATGAAAGAGGTTCTGGCGGTGGGTATGAAAGAGGCGGTGCTGGTGGAGGGTATGAAAGAGGCGGTGCTGGTGGAGGAGGGTATGAAAGAG GTGGTGCTGGTGGAGGGTATGAAAGAGGCGGTGCTGGTGGAGGGTATGAAAGAG GTTCTGGTGGTGGGCATGAAAGAGGCGGTACTGGTGGAGGGTATGAAAGAGGCGGTGCTGGTGGAGGGTATGAAAGAGGCGGTGCTGGTGGAGGGTATGAAAGAGGCGGTGCTGGTCGTGGGTATGAAAGAGGCGGTGCTGGCCGTGGGTATGAAAGAGGCGATGCTGGCAGAGGTTATGAAAGAGGCGGTGCTGGTGGATATGAGAGAGGCGGTGCTGGTGGATATGAACGAGGTGGCAGAGGTGGAGGGGGAAGAGGGTACAACCGAGCAAGAGGACGGACGGGTGGGCGCACAAGAGGTGATGGAACTGGAAACCAAGCATAA
- the LOC126585939 gene encoding glycine-rich protein DOT1 isoform X44 has protein sequence MEKFQRVEKPRPELPINENEIRITTQGAIRNYISYATTLLQDKHGKEIVLKAMGQAINKTVAIAEIIKNRIPLLHQETAISSVSITDVFEPMEEGLLPVETTRHVSMISITLSTKELNTNSPGYQAPYVADQSKPQPKYQQQQQPKQARVSYNAVNEGDDSYGRGRGRGRGRGRNWGRGGGYGNYQGGYGNHQGGSGNYQGGYRNYQDNGGYSSRGQGGGRGRGWGNRGSGGGYERGAGSYERGSGGGYERGAGGGYERGSGGGYERGSGGGYERGSGGGYERGSGGGYERGSGGGHERGGAGGGYERGGAGRGYERGGAGRGYERGDAGRGYERGGAGGYERGGAGGYERGGRGGGGRGYNRARGRTGGRTRGDGTGNQA, from the exons ATGGAAAAGTTTCAGAGAGTCGAGAAGCCGAGGCCCGAACTGCCCATCAACGAGAACGAGATCCGCATCACCACCCAAGGCGCTATCAGAAACTACATCAGCTATGCCACCACTCTGCTGCAG GATAAGCACGGAAAAGAAATCGTCTTGAAGGCAATGGGACAGGCAATTAACAAGACAGTTGCAATTGCTGAAATTATAAAG AATAGAATTCCCTTGTTACATCAAGAGACTGCCATCAGCTCTGTAAGCATAACTGATGTGTTTGAACCGATGGAAGAAGGTCTTCTCCC TGTGGAAACGACTCGTCATGTCTCAATGATTTCAATCACATTATCAACTAAGGAGCTAAACACAAATTCTCCTGG GTATCAAGCCCCATATGTTGCGGATCAATCAAAGCCACAGCCAAAGTACCAACAGCAGCAGCAACCAAAACAAGCACGTGTTTCTTACAATGCTGTTAATGAAGGTGATG ATTCATATGGCCGAGGACGGGGACGTGGTAGAGGAAGAGGCCGGAATTGGGGCAGGGGTGGAGGGTATGGCAATTATCAAGGCGGATATGGAAATCATCAAGGTGGATCTGGGAACTATCAAGGTGGTTATAGAAACTATCAAG ATAATGGTGGATATTCCAGTCGGGGACAAGGTGGTGGACGTGGTAGGGGTTGGGGTAACCGTG gTTCTGGTGGTGGGTATGAAAGAGGTGCTGGTAGCTATGAAAGAGGTTCTGGTGGTGGATATGAAAGAGGTGCTGGTGGTGGATATGAAAGAGGTTCTGGCGGCGGGTATGAAAGAGGTTCTGGCGGTGGGTATGAAAGAGGTTCTGGCGGCGGGTATGAAAGAGGTTCTGGCG GAGGGTATGAAAGAGGTTCTGGTGGTGGGCATGAAAGAG GCGGTGCTGGTGGAGGGTATGAAAGAGGCGGTGCTGGTCGTGGGTATGAAAGAGGCGGTGCTGGCCGTGGGTATGAAAGAGGCGATGCTGGCAGAGGTTATGAAAGAGGCGGTGCTGGTGGATATGAGAGAGGCGGTGCTGGTGGATATGAACGAGGTGGCAGAGGTGGAGGGGGAAGAGGGTACAACCGAGCAAGAGGACGGACGGGTGGGCGCACAAGAGGTGATGGAACTGGAAACCAAGCATAA
- the LOC126585939 gene encoding glycine-rich cell wall structural protein 1.0 isoform X28: MEKFQRVEKPRPELPINENEIRITTQGAIRNYISYATTLLQDKHGKEIVLKAMGQAINKTVAIAEIIKNRIPLLHQETAISSVSITDVFEPMEEGLLPVETTRHVSMISITLSTKELNTNSPGYQAPYVADQSKPQPKYQQQQQPKQARVSYNAVNEGDDSYGRGRGRGRGRGRNWGRGGGYGNYQGGYGNHQGGSGNYQGGYRNYQDNGGYSSRGQGGGRGRGWGNRGSGGGYERGAGSYERGSGGGYERGAGGGYERGSGGGYERGSGGGYERGSGGGYERGSGGGYERGGAGGGYERGGAGGGGYERGGTGGGYERGGAGGGYERGGAGGGYERGGAGRGYERGGAGRGYERGDAGRGYERGGAGGYERGGAGGYERGGRGGGGRGYNRARGRTGGRTRGDGTGNQA, encoded by the exons ATGGAAAAGTTTCAGAGAGTCGAGAAGCCGAGGCCCGAACTGCCCATCAACGAGAACGAGATCCGCATCACCACCCAAGGCGCTATCAGAAACTACATCAGCTATGCCACCACTCTGCTGCAG GATAAGCACGGAAAAGAAATCGTCTTGAAGGCAATGGGACAGGCAATTAACAAGACAGTTGCAATTGCTGAAATTATAAAG AATAGAATTCCCTTGTTACATCAAGAGACTGCCATCAGCTCTGTAAGCATAACTGATGTGTTTGAACCGATGGAAGAAGGTCTTCTCCC TGTGGAAACGACTCGTCATGTCTCAATGATTTCAATCACATTATCAACTAAGGAGCTAAACACAAATTCTCCTGG GTATCAAGCCCCATATGTTGCGGATCAATCAAAGCCACAGCCAAAGTACCAACAGCAGCAGCAACCAAAACAAGCACGTGTTTCTTACAATGCTGTTAATGAAGGTGATG ATTCATATGGCCGAGGACGGGGACGTGGTAGAGGAAGAGGCCGGAATTGGGGCAGGGGTGGAGGGTATGGCAATTATCAAGGCGGATATGGAAATCATCAAGGTGGATCTGGGAACTATCAAGGTGGTTATAGAAACTATCAAG ATAATGGTGGATATTCCAGTCGGGGACAAGGTGGTGGACGTGGTAGGGGTTGGGGTAACCGTG gTTCTGGTGGTGGGTATGAAAGAGGTGCTGGTAGCTATGAAAGAGGTTCTGGTGGTGGATATGAAAGAGGTGCTGGTGGTGGATATGAAAGAGGTTCTGGCGGCGGGTATGAAAGAGGTTCTGGCGGTGGGTATGAAAGAGGTTCTGGCGGCGGGTATGAAAGAGGTTCTGGCGGTGGGTATGAAAGAGGCGGTGCTGGTGGAGGGTATGAAAGAGGCGGTGCTGGTGGAGGAGGGTATGAAAGAG GCGGTACTGGTGGAGGGTATGAAAGAGGCGGTGCTGGTGGAGGGTATGAAAGAGGCGGTGCTGGTGGAGGGTATGAAAGAGGCGGTGCTGGTCGTGGGTATGAAAGAGGCGGTGCTGGCCGTGGGTATGAAAGAGGCGATGCTGGCAGAGGTTATGAAAGAGGCGGTGCTGGTGGATATGAGAGAGGCGGTGCTGGTGGATATGAACGAGGTGGCAGAGGTGGAGGGGGAAGAGGGTACAACCGAGCAAGAGGACGGACGGGTGGGCGCACAAGAGGTGATGGAACTGGAAACCAAGCATAA
- the LOC126585939 gene encoding glycine-rich cell wall structural protein 1.8 isoform X5, whose amino-acid sequence MEKFQRVEKPRPELPINENEIRITTQGAIRNYISYATTLLQDKHGKEIVLKAMGQAINKTVAIAEIIKNRIPLLHQETAISSVSITDVFEPMEEGLLPVETTRHVSMISITLSTKELNTNSPGYQAPYVADQSKPQPKYQQQQQPKQARVSYNAVNEGDDSYGRGRGRGRGRGRNWGRGGGYGNYQGGYGNHQGGSGNYQGGYRNYQDNGGYSSRGQGGGRGRGWGNRGSGGGYERGAGSYERGSGGGYERGAGGGYERGSGGGYERGSGGGYERGSGGGYERGSGGGYERGGAGGGYERGGAGGGGYERGGAGGGYERGGAGGGYERGGAGGGGYERGSGGGHERGGAGGGYERGGAGGGYERGGAGRGYERGGAGRGYERGDAGRGYERGGAGGYERGGAGGYERGGRGGGGRGYNRARGRTGGRTRGDGTGNQA is encoded by the exons ATGGAAAAGTTTCAGAGAGTCGAGAAGCCGAGGCCCGAACTGCCCATCAACGAGAACGAGATCCGCATCACCACCCAAGGCGCTATCAGAAACTACATCAGCTATGCCACCACTCTGCTGCAG GATAAGCACGGAAAAGAAATCGTCTTGAAGGCAATGGGACAGGCAATTAACAAGACAGTTGCAATTGCTGAAATTATAAAG AATAGAATTCCCTTGTTACATCAAGAGACTGCCATCAGCTCTGTAAGCATAACTGATGTGTTTGAACCGATGGAAGAAGGTCTTCTCCC TGTGGAAACGACTCGTCATGTCTCAATGATTTCAATCACATTATCAACTAAGGAGCTAAACACAAATTCTCCTGG GTATCAAGCCCCATATGTTGCGGATCAATCAAAGCCACAGCCAAAGTACCAACAGCAGCAGCAACCAAAACAAGCACGTGTTTCTTACAATGCTGTTAATGAAGGTGATG ATTCATATGGCCGAGGACGGGGACGTGGTAGAGGAAGAGGCCGGAATTGGGGCAGGGGTGGAGGGTATGGCAATTATCAAGGCGGATATGGAAATCATCAAGGTGGATCTGGGAACTATCAAGGTGGTTATAGAAACTATCAAG ATAATGGTGGATATTCCAGTCGGGGACAAGGTGGTGGACGTGGTAGGGGTTGGGGTAACCGTG gTTCTGGTGGTGGGTATGAAAGAGGTGCTGGTAGCTATGAAAGAGGTTCTGGTGGTGGATATGAAAGAGGTGCTGGTGGTGGATATGAAAGAGGTTCTGGCGGCGGGTATGAAAGAGGTTCTGGCGGTGGGTATGAAAGAGGTTCTGGCGGCGGGTATGAAAGAGGTTCTGGCGGTGGGTATGAAAGAGGCGGTGCTGGTGGAGGGTATGAAAGAGGCGGTGCTGGTGGAGGAGGGTATGAAAGAG GTGGTGCTGGTGGAGGGTATGAAAGAGGCGGTGCTGGTGGAGGGTATGAAAGAGGCGGTGCTGGTGGAGGAGGGTATGAAAGAGGTTCTGGTGGTGGGCATGAAAGAG GCGGTGCTGGTGGAGGGTATGAAAGAGGCGGTGCTGGTGGAGGGTATGAAAGAGGCGGTGCTGGTCGTGGGTATGAAAGAGGCGGTGCTGGCCGTGGGTATGAAAGAGGCGATGCTGGCAGAGGTTATGAAAGAGGCGGTGCTGGTGGATATGAGAGAGGCGGTGCTGGTGGATATGAACGAGGTGGCAGAGGTGGAGGGGGAAGAGGGTACAACCGAGCAAGAGGACGGACGGGTGGGCGCACAAGAGGTGATGGAACTGGAAACCAAGCATAA